In Variovorax sp. OAS795, a single window of DNA contains:
- a CDS encoding LysR substrate-binding domain-containing protein encodes MKLNQLDGLMAFWKVAEHGGFTAAAADLAVSPSALSQAIRQLEARLGVRLLNRTTRSVSLTEAGEAYLARVGPALGQVIEAGDELHVLQGRPSGTLRLNAARVSTALVLRPLLDGFLRANPNVHLELTNDEGFVDIVDKGFDAGIRFGESIHRDMVAVPIGGPVAVAVVASPEYLKRVPAPRHPDELVRHNCIRFRFAATGAIYKWEFEVDGRLTEYDIAGNLTLSDTMFGLDAALEGVGLAYTFEQLARPHIRAKRLKRVLTAFSPTFPGFHLYYPSRHDQPSKLKALVEYVGRHRP; translated from the coding sequence ATGAAGCTGAATCAACTCGACGGATTGATGGCGTTCTGGAAGGTTGCCGAGCATGGCGGGTTCACCGCGGCGGCCGCCGACCTGGCAGTATCGCCCTCCGCGCTGAGCCAGGCGATCCGGCAACTGGAGGCCCGGCTGGGTGTGCGCCTGTTGAACCGGACCACGCGCAGCGTGAGCCTCACCGAAGCGGGCGAGGCCTACCTCGCGCGCGTCGGTCCGGCGCTAGGCCAGGTCATCGAGGCGGGCGACGAGCTGCACGTGCTGCAGGGCCGCCCCTCGGGCACCTTGCGGCTCAATGCCGCGCGGGTGTCGACCGCGCTGGTGCTGCGACCCTTGCTCGATGGATTCCTGCGCGCCAATCCGAATGTCCACCTCGAGCTGACCAACGACGAGGGCTTCGTCGACATCGTCGACAAAGGCTTCGATGCCGGCATCCGGTTTGGCGAGAGCATCCACCGCGACATGGTGGCCGTGCCCATCGGCGGACCGGTGGCGGTGGCGGTGGTGGCTTCGCCCGAGTACCTGAAGCGCGTGCCCGCGCCCCGGCACCCCGATGAACTCGTGCGCCACAACTGCATCCGCTTCCGCTTCGCCGCCACGGGGGCGATCTACAAGTGGGAGTTCGAGGTGGACGGCCGGCTCACGGAATACGACATCGCGGGCAATCTCACGCTCAGCGACACGATGTTCGGCCTGGACGCCGCGCTCGAAGGCGTCGGGCTGGCCTACACCTTCGAGCAGCTGGCGCGTCCCCACATCCGGGCCAAGCGGTTGAAGCGCGTGCTCACGGCTTTCTCGCCGACCTTCCCGGGCTTTCATCTGTACTACCCCAGCCGCCACGACCAGCCTTCCAAGCTGAAGGCGCTGGTCGAGTACGTGGGGCGGCACCGGCCCTGA
- a CDS encoding MarR family transcriptional regulator has product MATRKSSAAEPRRLRKSRAEVPAKLNASADKVADHDLERAIPYLLARAGMRMGQSFSKELRQFKLSLTEWRVCVALHHKAHQRLSDLALHTSTDASTLSRVVDGLLQRGIVVRDRSDEDARALALSLTEAGRDLTLRIIPLAQVYERVSLSGLTAAQAESLRDMLRMVYDNLAVLDNE; this is encoded by the coding sequence ATGGCCACAAGAAAATCCTCCGCAGCGGAACCTCGCCGGCTGCGCAAGTCGCGCGCCGAAGTGCCCGCCAAATTGAATGCATCCGCAGATAAAGTGGCGGACCACGACCTCGAGCGGGCCATTCCCTACCTGCTTGCACGCGCGGGCATGCGAATGGGGCAGTCGTTCAGCAAGGAGCTCAGGCAGTTCAAGCTCTCGCTGACCGAGTGGCGGGTCTGCGTCGCGCTGCACCACAAGGCACACCAGCGGCTCTCCGACCTGGCGCTGCACACGTCGACCGACGCTTCCACGCTCTCCCGCGTGGTCGACGGGCTGCTGCAGCGCGGCATCGTGGTGCGCGACCGGTCGGACGAGGATGCCCGCGCGCTCGCGCTGAGCCTGACCGAGGCGGGCCGCGACCTCACGCTGCGGATCATCCCGCTGGCCCAGGTGTACGAGCGCGTCTCGCTGTCCGGGCTCACGGCCGCGCAGGCCGAGTCCCTCCGGGACATGCTGCGGATGGTCTACGACAACCTGGCCGTGCTGGACAACGAGTAG
- a CDS encoding acyl-CoA dehydrogenase family protein, which yields MTEAMNPFARLNRVELPAPGRKSPVKDAPSIETIAASASNLVPMLRERAQRTEQDRRVSEATTQAFHDAGFFRLMQPARYGGYEYGFTAFIDVVSELARGCTSSSWGCSLGAIHQWLVGIFPEEAQDDVWRKNPDAIVCGSYAPATMAQKVDGGYLVQGKWLFASNVDNSQWALLGVQFPPEEKGAPPTAGFLLAPRADWAIEDNWHVAGQAGTGSKGIVIDKPVFIPGHRKLTFAEASSNNPPGARVNTNPIYRIPFLSAVPVCLVSPIIGTAQGAVDELIELAGTRVTRGAVAGGGSRLSEFFPVQSRLAEASASVDAARLLLYRDTAQVEQMAFEGHAISIEQRIRNRRDHAFAARLSRDAVEAVFASVGGAGLALNQPIQRMWRDTNAISRHISLNWDAVSSMVGQYLLGLEPKGQY from the coding sequence ATGACTGAAGCCATGAACCCTTTTGCCCGCCTCAACCGCGTCGAGCTGCCCGCCCCGGGCCGGAAGTCGCCCGTGAAAGATGCGCCCTCGATCGAAACAATAGCTGCATCTGCAAGCAATCTGGTGCCGATGCTGCGCGAGCGGGCGCAGCGCACCGAGCAGGACCGCCGCGTTTCCGAAGCCACCACGCAGGCCTTCCACGACGCGGGCTTCTTCCGGCTCATGCAGCCCGCGCGCTACGGCGGCTATGAGTACGGCTTCACCGCGTTCATCGACGTGGTCAGCGAACTGGCGCGCGGCTGCACCTCGTCGTCATGGGGCTGCTCGCTGGGCGCCATTCACCAGTGGCTGGTCGGGATCTTTCCGGAAGAAGCGCAGGACGACGTCTGGCGCAAGAACCCGGACGCGATCGTCTGCGGCTCGTATGCGCCCGCGACCATGGCCCAGAAGGTGGACGGCGGCTACCTGGTGCAGGGCAAGTGGCTCTTCGCATCCAACGTGGACAACTCCCAGTGGGCGTTGCTGGGTGTGCAGTTTCCGCCCGAGGAAAAAGGCGCGCCGCCGACGGCCGGCTTCCTGCTCGCGCCGCGGGCCGACTGGGCCATCGAGGACAACTGGCACGTCGCCGGCCAGGCGGGCACGGGCTCCAAGGGCATCGTCATCGACAAGCCGGTGTTCATTCCGGGGCACCGCAAGCTGACCTTCGCGGAAGCTTCGTCCAACAACCCGCCCGGCGCCCGGGTCAACACCAATCCGATCTACCGCATTCCCTTTCTTTCGGCGGTGCCGGTCTGCCTGGTGTCGCCGATCATCGGCACGGCGCAAGGCGCGGTCGACGAGCTGATCGAGCTGGCCGGCACGCGCGTCACCCGCGGCGCCGTGGCCGGCGGCGGCAGCCGGCTGAGCGAATTCTTTCCCGTCCAGTCGCGCCTGGCCGAAGCTTCGGCCAGCGTCGACGCGGCGCGGCTTCTTCTCTATCGCGACACCGCGCAGGTGGAGCAGATGGCCTTCGAAGGCCATGCCATCAGCATCGAGCAGCGCATCCGCAACCGCCGCGACCATGCGTTTGCCGCTCGGCTTTCGCGCGATGCGGTCGAGGCGGTGTTCGCCAGCGTGGGCGGCGCGGGCCTGGCGCTGAACCAGCCGATCCAGCGCATGTGGCGCGACACCAATGCGATCTCGCGCCACATCAGCCTCAACTGGGACGCGGTGTCTTCGATGGTGGGCCAGTACCTGCTCGGCCTGGAGCCCAAGGGCCAGTACTGA
- a CDS encoding (2Fe-2S)-binding protein encodes MSALNVNGRNHTVDADPGTPILWALRDTLGMTGTKFGCGAALCGACTVHLDGQAIRSCITPISAAEGKKIVTIEAATDGSDPVGAAVHAAWVKHDVAQCGYCQSGQIMSATAFLKSQPKGKQPTAAEIDGAMAGNICRCGTYARIRAAVADAAQALA; translated from the coding sequence ATGAGCGCGCTCAACGTCAACGGCCGAAACCACACGGTCGACGCCGACCCCGGTACCCCCATCCTCTGGGCCCTGCGCGACACGCTGGGCATGACCGGCACCAAGTTCGGCTGCGGCGCGGCGCTCTGCGGCGCCTGCACGGTGCACCTGGACGGCCAGGCCATCCGATCGTGCATCACGCCCATCTCGGCGGCCGAGGGCAAGAAAATCGTCACCATCGAAGCCGCGACCGATGGCAGCGACCCGGTCGGCGCCGCGGTGCACGCGGCCTGGGTCAAGCACGACGTCGCGCAGTGCGGCTACTGCCAGAGCGGGCAGATCATGAGCGCGACGGCGTTCCTCAAGTCGCAGCCCAAGGGCAAGCAGCCCACCGCTGCCGAGATCGACGGCGCCATGGCCGGCAACATCTGCCGCTGCGGCACCTACGCACGCATTCGCGCCGCGGTGGCCGATGCCGCCCAAGCCCTCGCCTGA
- a CDS encoding flavin reductase family protein translates to MLTAGQRELAWHFAKPAADKFERFADAFETGANGCARLLDSVATFECATYSRHQEGDHTIILGRVERFSRTDTPPLLFHSGQMGSLWELAETLARPR, encoded by the coding sequence GTGCTGACCGCCGGGCAGCGCGAGCTGGCCTGGCACTTCGCCAAGCCCGCGGCCGACAAGTTCGAACGCTTCGCCGATGCCTTCGAGACCGGGGCCAACGGCTGCGCGCGGCTTCTGGACAGCGTGGCCACCTTCGAATGCGCGACCTACTCGCGCCACCAGGAAGGCGACCACACCATCATCCTCGGCCGCGTGGAGCGCTTCTCGCGCACCGACACGCCGCCCCTGCTCTTTCATTCGGGGCAGATGGGCTCGCTGTGGGAGCTTGCCGAGACCCTGGCGCGTCCGCGCTGA
- a CDS encoding xanthine dehydrogenase family protein molybdopterin-binding subunit, producing MLPTHIDPSELPRALQRLLAASQPGEAAAALPRRSFLKLAGIGGLAIGAFPHLAVAQAGGAAKPAGALKPSQQPLAFVQIAPNGEVTVTHNRLEFGQGVQTGLPMILAEELDADWRLVRSKSGTNDPAYHDPVFGMHLTGGSNSIKNSFTQYRELGARARAMLLSAAAARWKVDVATLRTQSGTVLAADGRKLGYGELAEAAMALPVPEKVTLKDPKDFRIIGQPTTRLDARAKSSGRQDFGIDVKHAGQLTAVVAHPPVFGARLKSVDDAAARAVKGVKAVLRVPLDRGAEGVAVVADGYWPAKMGRDALKLQWDTSAVEKVDSDRQLVQYRELAAKPGARKFDADMAPLAKAPRKLEAEFVFPYLAHAPMEPLNCTVKLSADRAELWVGTQSAGLDAAAAARVLGLKPEQVSVHVQMAGGGFGRRFVGSSDYVVEACEIAKAVRTAGLDAPVRLLYSREDDIKGGYYRPMHLHRARIGFDERGKVLAWDHVIVGQSILTGTVFEPFQVKDGIDATATEGMREPYPIPMRLTVHHPKVNVPVLWWRSVGSTHTAFVMETLIDEIARSTKQDPVAYRMGLFGDKHPRHRAALQLAVDRSGYGKKPLAAGRAWGVAVHESFESVVAYVVEASVKDGQPVLHRATAGVHCNLAVNPRSVEAQVQGAAVMGLSMCLAGAAITLKDGVVQQSNFGDFAVPRITDMPEFAVHIVPSAEPPKGIGEPGLPPLAPAFANAIVQLTGKPLRQLPFNV from the coding sequence ATGCTGCCCACCCACATCGACCCCAGCGAACTGCCGCGCGCGCTGCAGCGCCTCCTGGCCGCAAGCCAGCCCGGCGAAGCCGCCGCCGCGCTGCCGCGCCGCAGCTTCCTGAAGCTCGCGGGCATCGGCGGCCTCGCGATCGGCGCCTTTCCCCACTTGGCCGTGGCCCAGGCCGGCGGCGCGGCAAAGCCCGCGGGTGCGCTCAAGCCGTCGCAGCAGCCGCTCGCCTTCGTGCAGATCGCGCCCAATGGCGAAGTCACCGTGACCCACAACCGGCTCGAATTCGGCCAGGGCGTGCAGACCGGCCTGCCGATGATCCTGGCCGAAGAGCTCGATGCCGACTGGCGCCTGGTGCGCAGCAAGAGCGGCACCAACGACCCGGCCTACCACGACCCGGTCTTCGGCATGCACCTCACAGGCGGCTCCAACTCGATCAAGAACAGCTTCACGCAATACCGCGAACTCGGCGCGCGCGCGCGGGCCATGCTGCTGTCGGCCGCGGCCGCCAGATGGAAAGTGGACGTCGCCACGCTGCGCACGCAGTCCGGCACGGTGCTGGCCGCGGATGGCCGCAAGCTCGGCTACGGCGAACTGGCCGAGGCCGCGATGGCGCTGCCTGTGCCCGAGAAGGTCACGCTCAAGGATCCGAAGGATTTCAGGATCATCGGCCAGCCGACCACGCGGCTCGATGCGCGCGCCAAGAGCAGCGGACGCCAGGACTTCGGCATCGACGTCAAGCACGCGGGCCAGCTCACGGCCGTGGTCGCGCATCCGCCGGTGTTCGGTGCGCGCCTCAAGTCGGTCGATGACGCAGCGGCGCGTGCCGTGAAGGGCGTGAAGGCCGTGCTGCGCGTGCCGCTGGACCGCGGCGCCGAAGGCGTGGCGGTGGTGGCCGACGGCTACTGGCCCGCCAAGATGGGCCGCGATGCACTGAAGCTGCAATGGGACACGTCGGCCGTCGAGAAGGTCGACAGCGACAGGCAACTGGTGCAATACCGCGAGCTGGCCGCGAAGCCGGGCGCGCGCAAGTTCGACGCCGACATGGCGCCGCTGGCCAAGGCCCCTCGCAAGCTCGAAGCCGAGTTCGTGTTCCCCTATCTCGCGCATGCGCCGATGGAGCCGCTGAACTGCACCGTGAAGCTCTCGGCCGACCGCGCCGAGCTCTGGGTCGGCACCCAGAGCGCCGGGCTGGACGCGGCCGCGGCGGCGCGCGTGCTGGGCCTCAAGCCCGAGCAGGTGAGCGTGCATGTGCAGATGGCGGGCGGCGGCTTCGGCCGGCGCTTCGTGGGCTCGAGCGACTACGTGGTCGAGGCCTGCGAGATCGCCAAGGCCGTGCGCACCGCGGGCCTGGACGCACCGGTGCGCCTGCTGTACAGCCGCGAGGACGACATCAAGGGCGGCTACTACCGCCCCATGCACCTGCACCGCGCGCGCATCGGCTTCGACGAGCGCGGCAAGGTGCTGGCGTGGGACCACGTCATCGTGGGCCAGTCGATCCTCACGGGCACGGTGTTCGAGCCGTTCCAGGTGAAGGACGGCATCGACGCGACCGCCACCGAAGGCATGCGCGAACCCTACCCGATCCCGATGCGCCTGACCGTGCACCACCCCAAGGTCAACGTGCCCGTCCTGTGGTGGCGCAGCGTGGGCTCCACCCACACCGCCTTCGTGATGGAGACGCTGATCGACGAGATCGCACGCAGCACGAAGCAGGACCCGGTCGCCTACCGCATGGGCCTGTTCGGCGACAAGCATCCGCGCCACCGCGCCGCGTTGCAGCTCGCAGTCGACAGGAGCGGCTACGGCAAGAAGCCGCTGGCCGCCGGCCGCGCCTGGGGCGTGGCGGTGCACGAGTCCTTCGAGTCGGTGGTGGCCTACGTGGTCGAGGCCTCGGTGAAGGACGGCCAGCCGGTGCTGCACCGCGCCACGGCCGGCGTGCATTGCAACCTGGCCGTGAACCCGCGCAGCGTCGAGGCGCAGGTGCAGGGCGCCGCGGTGATGGGCCTGTCGATGTGCCTCGCCGGCGCCGCCATCACGCTGAAGGACGGTGTGGTGCAGCAGAGCAATTTCGGCGATTTCGCGGTCCCGCGCATCACCGACATGCCGGAGTTCGCGGTGCACATCGTGCCGAGCGCGGAGCCGCCGAAGGGCATCGGCGAGCCGGGCCTGCCGCCGCTGGCGCCGGCCTTCGCGAACGCCATCGTGCAGCTCACCGGCAAGCCGCTGCGGCAGCTGCCTTTCAACGTCTAG